The Klebsiella aerogenes KCTC 2190 region GCGCTCGAAGCAGGACGTTAACAGTATCCAGAACACCAAAATCGCCGTTGGCGCGCCGCTCGGCGGTATCGGCGATGCTATGTTCTGGTTAACGCTATTGCCGATTTGCGGCGGCATTGGCGCCAGCCTGGCGCTACAAGGGTCGATCCTCGGCGCGGTTGTTTTTATCGTTCTGTTCAACGTGGTCCATCTCGGCCTGCGCTTCGGTCTGGCGCACTATGCCTACCGAATGGGGGTAGCGGCGATTCCGCTCATTAAAGCCAATACCAAAAAAGTCGGCCATGCCGCCTCTATCGTCGGGATGACGGTGATTGGCGCGCTGGTAGCGACTTATGTTCGTTTAAGCACAACGCTTGAAATCACTGCCGGCGATGCCGTGGTTAAACTGCAAACGGATGTCATCGATAAGCTGATGCCCGCCTTTTTACCGCTAGTTTATACCCTGGTGATGTTCTGGCTGGTGCGCCGCGGCTGGAGCCCGCTCCGCCTTATCGGCATCACCGTCGCGCTGGGCATTGTAGGTAAATTCTGTCACTTCCTGTAACGCTAAGAGGTTTTCGATGTTAGGAATCATTTTGACCGGGCATGGCGGATTTGCCAGCGGCATGGAAAAGGCAATGAAACAGATCCTTGGCGAACAGTCGCAATTCATTGCGATAGATTTTCCTGAATCCTCCACGACCGCCCTGCTGACCGCACAGCTGGAGCAGGCGGTAAACGAGCTGGATGGCGAAGAAGATATTGTTTTTCTGACTGATTTACTTGGCGGCACGCCATTTCGCGTCGCCTCCACGCTGGCGATGCAAAAACGCGGACGAGAAGTCATTACCGGCACTAACCTGCAGCTACTGCTGGAGATGGTGCTGGAACGAGAAGGATTAACCAGCGAAGCCTTTCGTCTTCAGGCACTGGAATGCGGTCATCGCGGATTAACCTGTCTGGTCGATGAGCTGGGACGCTGCCGGGAAGATCATGCTGTTGAGGAAGGTATATGAGCCGCATACTGCGCGCCAGGCGCTTACTCACAGAGCAAGGCTGGCTTGATGACCATCAGCTACGGTTTGAAAATGACGTTATCGTGGCGCTGGAGCCGATCCCCGCGGGTGTTCTCACTCGCGACGCCGAGCTGCTGTGTCCCGCATATATCGATATTCATGTCCACGGCGGCGCAGGCGTAGATGTCATGGATGACGCACCGGATACGTTAGACCTCCTTGCGAAACATAAAGCGCGTGAGGGGGTCGCCAACTGGTTGCCGACCACCGTCACCGCGCCGTTAGCGGAAATCCATGCGACGCTGGAACGTATTGCGCGACGCGTTCACGCAGGCGGTCCGGGAGCGCAAATTCTTGGCAGCTATCTTGAAGGCCCCTACTTCACGCCGCCGCATAAAGGCGCTCATCCGGCACAATGGTTCAGAGAACTGGATCTTGCCGAATTCGATCGGTTGATTGCGGTTTCTCGCGAGACGCTACGCGTCGTCGCCCTTGCCCCGGAAAAAGAGGGGGCACTGCAGGCGATCCGTCATCTCAAACGGCAAGGTGTACGGGTGATGCTGGGTCATAGTGCGGCAACCTGGGAACAAACCTGTTCCGCCTTCGATGCCGGTGCAGATGGCCTGGTGCATTGTTACAACGGCATGAGCGGTTTACATCATCGCGAACCTGGCATGGTCGGCGCTGGATTAACCGATAACCGCGCCTGGCTTGAACTTATTGCCGACGGTCATCACGTACATCCTGCGGCAATGCAGCTATGTTGCCGTTGCGCTGGAGATCGTATCGTGCTGATAACCGACGCTATGCAGGCGGCGGGTATGCCTGACGGTAATTACACCTTATGTGGCGAAAGGGTAGAAATGCGTGATGGGATCGTTCGTACCCTCAGCGGTAGCCTGGCGGGGAGTACCCTGTCACTGGATTCCGCCGTGCGCACCATCAGTTCATTACCCGGGATGACGGCTGAACGGGCTATACATATGGCTTCTCTACACCCGGCGCGTCTATTAGGGCTGGATCGGCAATTAGGATCGTTACAGCCGGGAAAAATGGCCGACATGATTGCAGTTGATAACGAGCTGCGGGTGGAAAACATTTGGATCCGCGGCGAAGCGTTTTCGCTTTAAGTTCACTTATCTCCTCTGGTCTGCAGCTTGCCTGCAGACCTTTCTTTTCCTTTCTTTTTAGTTCACAGCATATCCAAATAAAAACCATATGATTTCAATTTGTTACGTAAAAAATAACGCCAAAGCATCGCTATTTTCGTTTTATTGTTAATCACATCATTGAGCTTTCGATTTCTTTCATGTAAATTTTAACACATTAAAAGCAAGTCAAAGTGAAACGAAACGAAAGACTTGCATTAGCCCACACCGAAAGCGGAAATCATCACCATAAGGATTGCGTTATGTCAGAAAGATACACCCCTGCGCCATCAACCACTGGTACCTGGACCGAAGAAGAGATCCGCCAGCAACCAGGCAGCTGGATCCAATCTTTAAAGCATATCGATCGTTTACGAGCGGAGATTGACGGCTTTCTCACGCCGCTACTACGAAAAAACGATCTCCGTATCGTCCTTACCGGCGCTGGAACTTCAGCATTTATTGGCGACATCATTGCGCCATGGTTATCCCGTCATAGCGGTAAAAATTTTAGCGCCGTTCCAACTACCGATCTGGTGACCAATCCGATGGATTATCTGGATCCCGCACATCCACTGCTGCTGGTCTCATTCGCCCGTTCAGGTAATAGCCCGGAGAGCGTGGCCGCAGTGAAATTGGCGAATCAGTTTGTTACAGAGTGTTATCACTTACCCATTACCTGCAACGAAGCAGGTAGCCTGTATCAAACCGCGCTGGATAGCGACAACGCTCTGCCGCTATTAATGCCGCCAGAAACTCACGATCGCGGCTTTGCGATGACCAGCAGTATTACCACCATGATGGCCAGCTGCCTTGCAGTGTTTGCACCCAACCTCATTAATAGCCATACATTCAGCGATGTCGCTGACTGCTGCCAGACGATTCTTAACTCGCTGCTCGATGTTAACGCTGGGGTTTTCGGCAACGAAGCGTGGAAAAGGATCGTTTACCTCGGTAGTGGCGGGCTACAGGGCGCTGCGCGCGAATCCGCCCTGAAAGTACTTGAGCTCACGGCAGGTAAGCTAACCGCATTTTATGACTCGCCTACCGGCTTCCGTCACGGCCCTAAATCACTGGTGAATAACGAAACGTTGGTGGTGATGTTTATCTCCAACCACCCTTATACCCGCCAGTACGATCTGGATCTTCTCGCTGAGTTGCGTCGCGATCGCCAGGCCATGTGGATAGTGGCCATCGCCGCAGGAACCGATCCTGTTATCGAGGCAGGCCCGCATATCATCATCCCGCCATCACGCCGTTTCAGCGATGTCGAACTGGCTTTCTGCTTCCTGATGTATGCCCAGATCTTCGCGCTTAACCAATCTCTCGCCGTGGGTAACACTCCGGATACACCTTCCGCCAGCGGTACCGTTAATCGCGTCGTACAAGGTGTTGTTATTCATCCCTGGCAGGCTTAAAAGGAGCGCGCCATGAGCATTATTTCCACCAAATATCTTCTGCAGGATGCACAGAGTAAAGGTTATGCGGTTCCTGCATTTAATATTCACAACGCCGAAACGATCCAGGCGATCCTTGAAACGTGCAGTGAAATGCGATCGCCGGTGATCCTTGCCGGCACGCCGGGAACCTTTAAGCATATCGCGCTCGAGGAAATTTACGCACTCTGCCAGGCCTACTCCGCCACCTACGCGATGCCAATTGCGCTACATCTCGACCATCATGAATCGCTGGCGGATATTCGTCGTAAGGTTAATGCCGGGGTCCGCAGCGCGATGATCGATGGCAGCCATTTTCCATTTGCAGAGAATGTGAAGCTGGTGAAATCGGTCGTCGATTATTGCCACGCGCTGGATTGCAGCGTTGAGGCAGAACTGGGACGGCTTGGCGGGATGGAAGACGATCTTAACGTTGATGCGGAAAGCGCATTTCTCACAGACCCGCAAGAGGCGAAACGCTTTGTCGAATTGACCGGTATCGACAGCCTCGCCGTGGCGATCGGTACCGCTCATGGGCTATATCAAAAAACGCCTAAAATCGATTTCCAACGGCTGGCAGAAATTCGGGAAGTGGTTGATGTCCCCCTGGTGCTGCATGGCGCAAGCGATGTACCGGATGACTATGTCCGCCGCGCTATCACACTGGGAATTTGCAAGGTCAATGTCGCCACAGAACTCAAAATCGCGTTCGCCGCCGCGGTGAAAACATGGTTTGCTGAAAACCCGCAAGGGAACGATCCGCGTTATTACATGCGTGTTGGCATGGATGCGATGAAAGAAATCGTGAAAAGTAAAATTAACGTATGCGGTTCCGCTAACCGACTATTACAGGCCGCAGAAGCCTGAACATCATACGATATTAAAACGCGTTAGCCCGATAGGGCTAACGTTATTGACCTCTGATAGAACGACAACAAGGATCTCTCTTATGAAAAAAGCGCTCACTGTTTCGTTACTGGCCCTGCTGATTTCTCAAGGCGCCGCCGCCGCTGAATACACATTAAATAACGCGTCGATGGCGCTTTCATTTAACGATGCGAACTCAGCAACGATGGTAAAAGATGAAAAATCCGCCCATCAGCTTTCACCGCAGGAACTGTTTTTTCTCACACTACCTGATGAAACCATCATCCACACCGCTGATTTTAAAATAAAGCACGTCGAGAAACATAATGATTCTATTGTCGTCGACTACACCCGCCCGGATTTTAATGTCACGGTTAAGATGAACTTGATAAAGGGAAACTACGCGAGTATTGATTACACTATCGCGGCGGTGGGCCAATCGAGAGACGTAGCGAAAATAACCTTTTTCCCAACTAAAAAACAATCTCAGGCACCCTATGTCGATGGCGCTATTAATAGTTCACCGATCGTTGCTGATTCCTTTTTTATACTGCCCGATAAACCTATCGTAAATACCTGGGCTTATGAGGCAACCACGAATCTGAATGTAGAATTAAAAACCGCTATCGACCCTGCCACACCGCTCAGCTATACGACCTACTTCGGCACCTTTCCAGCAACCAATCAGCTTCGTCGCAGCGTAAACCTCTTTATTAATGCCCTGCGTCCCCGCCCCTATAAACCCTATCTGCACTATAACAGCTGGATGGATATCGGCTTCTTCACCACCTATAGCGAGCAGGATGTTCTACGCCGGATGGATGAGTGGAATAAGGAATTTATCACCGGACGCGGCGTCACATTAGATGCCTTTCTTCTGGATGATGGTTGGGACGATCGTACTGGCAGATGGCTCTTTGGCCCCGCTTTCAGCCAGGGGTTCAGTAAGGTTCGGGAAAAAGCAGCCAGCATGCAAAGTTCAGTGGGGCTGTGGCTTTCACCATGGGGTGGTTATAATAAGCCCAGAGATATCCGCGTCTCTCACGCCAAAGAGTATGGTTTTGAAACGGTTGATGGCAAATTCGCCCTATCCGGGCGACACTATTTCAATAACTTCAATCAACAGATTATTAAGCTGATTAAAGACGAACATATTACCTCTTTTAAGCTTGATGGTATGGGCAACGCGAATTCACATATTCCGGGTAGCCAGTTTGCTTCCGATTTTGATGCATCGATTGCCTTACTGCATAACATGCGCAGCGCCAATCCCGACCAATTTATTAATTTAACCACCGGGACCAATGCCAGTCCTTCCTGGCTTTTTTATGCCGACGCGATATGGCGCCAGGGCGACGATATCAATCTTTACGGGCCGGGGACGCCGGTGCAGCAATGGATAACCTATCGGGATGCCGAGACTTATCGTTCGATTGTGCGTAAAGGGCCGCTCTTCCCGCTTAACTCACTGATGTATCATGGTATTGTCAGTGCTGAAAATGCCTATTACGGGCTGGAAAAACCGCAAACCGATAGCGATTTTGCCGATCAGGTCTGGAGCTATTTCGCGACAGGTACGCAATTACAGGAGCTGTACATCACGCCGTCG contains the following coding sequences:
- the kbaY gene encoding tagatose-bisphosphate aldolase subunit KbaY, whose amino-acid sequence is MSIISTKYLLQDAQSKGYAVPAFNIHNAETIQAILETCSEMRSPVILAGTPGTFKHIALEEIYALCQAYSATYAMPIALHLDHHESLADIRRKVNAGVRSAMIDGSHFPFAENVKLVKSVVDYCHALDCSVEAELGRLGGMEDDLNVDAESAFLTDPQEAKRFVELTGIDSLAVAIGTAHGLYQKTPKIDFQRLAEIREVVDVPLVLHGASDVPDDYVRRAITLGICKVNVATELKIAFAAAVKTWFAENPQGNDPRYYMRVGMDAMKEIVKSKINVCGSANRLLQAAEA
- a CDS encoding enterotoxin, whose product is MKKALTVSLLALLISQGAAAAEYTLNNASMALSFNDANSATMVKDEKSAHQLSPQELFFLTLPDETIIHTADFKIKHVEKHNDSIVVDYTRPDFNVTVKMNLIKGNYASIDYTIAAVGQSRDVAKITFFPTKKQSQAPYVDGAINSSPIVADSFFILPDKPIVNTWAYEATTNLNVELKTAIDPATPLSYTTYFGTFPATNQLRRSVNLFINALRPRPYKPYLHYNSWMDIGFFTTYSEQDVLRRMDEWNKEFITGRGVTLDAFLLDDGWDDRTGRWLFGPAFSQGFSKVREKAASMQSSVGLWLSPWGGYNKPRDIRVSHAKEYGFETVDGKFALSGRHYFNNFNQQIIKLIKDEHITSFKLDGMGNANSHIPGSQFASDFDASIALLHNMRSANPDQFINLTTGTNASPSWLFYADAIWRQGDDINLYGPGTPVQQWITYRDAETYRSIVRKGPLFPLNSLMYHGIVSAENAYYGLEKPQTDSDFADQVWSYFATGTQLQELYITPSLLNKVKWDTLAQAAKWSRANADVLVDTHWVGGDPTALEVYGWASWNKDKAILGLRNPSDKPQQFYLDLAKAFEIPQGETSRFTLKSVYGSNATFPADYQQAAIVTLQPLQTLVFEATPIK
- the nagA gene encoding N-acetylglucosamine-6-phosphate deacetylase, coding for MSRILRARRLLTEQGWLDDHQLRFENDVIVALEPIPAGVLTRDAELLCPAYIDIHVHGGAGVDVMDDAPDTLDLLAKHKAREGVANWLPTTVTAPLAEIHATLERIARRVHAGGPGAQILGSYLEGPYFTPPHKGAHPAQWFRELDLAEFDRLIAVSRETLRVVALAPEKEGALQAIRHLKRQGVRVMLGHSAATWEQTCSAFDAGADGLVHCYNGMSGLHHREPGMVGAGLTDNRAWLELIADGHHVHPAAMQLCCRCAGDRIVLITDAMQAAGMPDGNYTLCGERVEMRDGIVRTLSGSLAGSTLSLDSAVRTISSLPGMTAERAIHMASLHPARLLGLDRQLGSLQPGKMADMIAVDNELRVENIWIRGEAFSL
- the agaF gene encoding PTS galactosamine/N-acetylgalactosamine transporter subunit IIA, yielding MLGIILTGHGGFASGMEKAMKQILGEQSQFIAIDFPESSTTALLTAQLEQAVNELDGEEDIVFLTDLLGGTPFRVASTLAMQKRGREVITGTNLQLLLEMVLEREGLTSEAFRLQALECGHRGLTCLVDELGRCREDHAVEEGI
- the agaE gene encoding PTS N-acetylgalactosamine transporter subunit IID, with product MASNQHTLPNVAESETTLLTGVNENVYEDQSIGADLTRKDINRVAWRSMLLQASFNYERMQASGWLYGLLPALKKIHTNPRDLARAMKGHMGFFNTHPFLVTFVIGIILAMERSKQDVNSIQNTKIAVGAPLGGIGDAMFWLTLLPICGGIGASLALQGSILGAVVFIVLFNVVHLGLRFGLAHYAYRMGVAAIPLIKANTKKVGHAASIVGMTVIGALVATYVRLSTTLEITAGDAVVKLQTDVIDKLMPAFLPLVYTLVMFWLVRRGWSPLRLIGITVALGIVGKFCHFL
- a CDS encoding SIS domain-containing protein, which codes for MSERYTPAPSTTGTWTEEEIRQQPGSWIQSLKHIDRLRAEIDGFLTPLLRKNDLRIVLTGAGTSAFIGDIIAPWLSRHSGKNFSAVPTTDLVTNPMDYLDPAHPLLLVSFARSGNSPESVAAVKLANQFVTECYHLPITCNEAGSLYQTALDSDNALPLLMPPETHDRGFAMTSSITTMMASCLAVFAPNLINSHTFSDVADCCQTILNSLLDVNAGVFGNEAWKRIVYLGSGGLQGAARESALKVLELTAGKLTAFYDSPTGFRHGPKSLVNNETLVVMFISNHPYTRQYDLDLLAELRRDRQAMWIVAIAAGTDPVIEAGPHIIIPPSRRFSDVELAFCFLMYAQIFALNQSLAVGNTPDTPSASGTVNRVVQGVVIHPWQA